In Camelina sativa cultivar DH55 chromosome 16, Cs, whole genome shotgun sequence, a single window of DNA contains:
- the LOC104749304 gene encoding uncharacterized protein LOC104749304, with protein MSSPSAVAGLLAALAYRLQNRNQLFEEEVEESTSSMGLAISELNRSLTLDIGGEESGVKVMDAALSLMCFKAPQVFDSAIEYLVRTIVCALSSSINCKVLRYRNEETLQFGSSCLPRCSEELIQVSKDIIDKLGGSNGRLATELFQAVVRSAASTSCSSHRNLEDGRNRAVSKLLAFLPRDSSIENHEIPLRILFWYQDPLSLKEDVSRILKDVVERPFLCLKKELFERAEWRDIVICLALSPSMFINTRALLHKWLLLTGLACVFEVLAGLVSAIVDTISRPSLWGIPAVELASMLPFSDTYFPFQCQFLRILAGPLTSKSLVMLAHAVSKPSAVPGKQGRDTYCKPTPIKVQASDDKTGWALAINFPDWFYFASAMLFSDGKSLENIHGRYTSKVADCRQACDAEDLSIAAATYIAWILNPVTGTIQESLSKSLIRVSEICISKSSGSEAHRSETITGKRKKPDRLVSGKIKASSIVEDLLREYENKITSSVSYELDSQKTHSSVSSGLQNNFLVRRVVVGVLFGSPYSVTDEEYELVLHYAATGKIITFKKSRSTGFKQGKGFCRISGLLSNEITKEEAIEGTLLVFNLTDTLESMCVSSFEAEEDVEEFINHFKLRSSKYLVKCIDRLIQLHCKEDGDPTLSDINIRLLQWKIKGLEDPHFNKVLDDIAAKLACRLPV; from the exons ATGTCCTCTCCGTCTGCGGTCGCCGGCCTCTTGGCGGCGCTTGCTTACCGTCTTCAGAACAGAAATCAATTGTTcgaagaagaagtggaagagTCTACTTCCTCTATGGGACTAGCTATCTCGGAGCTTAACCGATCTCTGACTCTGGACATCGGCGGCGAGGAGTCTGGGGTTAAGGTTATGGACGCAGCGTTATCTCTAATGTGCTTCAAGGCACCTCAG GTATTTGATTCGGCGATTGAGTATCTTGTGCGAACCATTGTTTGCGCCTTATCATCTTCAATAAATTGTAAAGTACTTAGGTATCGAAACGAGGAAACGTTACAGTTTGGTAGCTCCTGTTTACCTCGCTGCTCTGAAGAATTGATCCAAGTCTCTAAGGATATTATTGATAAATTGGGAGGATCGAACG GAAGATTGGCTACAGAATTGTTCCAAGCTGTTGTAAGATCGGCAGCTTCAACATCATGCAGCTCGCATAGAAATTTAGAGGATGGAAGAAATAGGGCTGTCTCAAAGCTTCTTGCTTTCTTACCGAGAGATTCATCTATAGAAAACCACGAGATACCTCTGAG GATCCTGTTCTGGTATCAAGATCCATTGTCTTTGAAGGAAGATGTTTCCAGAATCTTGAAAGATGTGGTGGAAAGGCCTTTCCTTTGTCTAAAGAAGGAGCTTTTTGAGAGGGCAGAGTGGCGCGATATTGTCATCTGCTTAGCGCTATCTCCGTCTATGTTTATCAACACCAGAGCCCTTTTACATAAGTGGCTTTTGCTCAC GGGACTTGCTTGTGTCTTCGAAGTACTTGCTGGTTTGGTCTCTGCAATAGTGGACACTATTTCAAGACCATCGTTGTGGGGTATACCGGCGGTGGAACTAGCTTCCATGTTGCCATTCTCTGATACATATTTTCCCTTCCAGTGTCAATTTCTGAGAATCTTGGCTGGTCCTCTCACCTCCAAGTCCCTCGTAATGTTAGCTCATGCTGTCAGTAAACCATCTGCTGTTCCTGGGAAACAAGGACGGGATACTTATTGTAAGCCTACTCCGATAAAAGTTCAAGCATCAGATGACAAAACAGGATG GGCTTTGGCTATTAACTTCCCAGATTGGTTTTATTTTGCTTCTGCTATGCTCTTCTCAGATGGAAAATCGTTGGAAAATATTCACGGCAGATACACTTCAAAAGTGGCTGATTGTAGACAAGCATGTGATGCGGAAGATCTATCCATTGCTGCGGCTACATACATTGCTTGGATACTAAACCCTGTAACCGGAACCATTCAAGAATCACTAAGTAAGTCTCTCATTAGAGTCTCAGAGATATGTATCAGTAAAAGTTCCGGCTCAGAAGCACATCGTAGTGAGACTATAACTGGCAAGAGAAAGAAACCAGATAGGCTCGTTTCTGGCAAAATAAAGGCTTCCAGTATTGTGGAAGACCTATTgagagaatatgaaaacaaaatcacCAGTTCAGTTTCTTATGAATTGGATTCTCAGAAAACACATTCATCTGTCAGCTCTGGCctccaaaacaattttttggtaaGAAGAGTGGTGGTTGGCGTACTGTTTGGTTCTCCTTATTCAGTAACAGATGAGGAGTATGAACTGGTTCTGCACTATGCTGCAACTGGGAAGATTATCACCTTTAAGAAATCACGGAGTACCGGATTCAAACAAGGAAAGGGATTCTGTAGAATATCTGGTTTACTGTCGAATGAGATTACCAAGGAGGAGGCTATTGAAGGCACACTTCTTGTTTTCAACTTAACCGACACTTTGGAGAGTATGTGTGTATCAAGTTTTGAAGCTGAAGAAGACGTCGAGGAGTTTATTAACCATTTTAAGCTAAGATCAAGCAAGTACTTGGTCAAATGCATAGATCGCTTGATACAACTTCACTGTAAAGAAGATGGAGATCCAACACTAAGTGACATTAATATCAGACTGCtacaatggaaaataaaagGACTAGAAGATCCACATTTCAACAAAGTTCTTGATGATATCGCTGCTAAGTTAGCCTGCAGATTGCCCGTATAA
- the LOC104749303 gene encoding E3 ubiquitin-protein ligase RNF25, producing the protein MTEEEVAMEVEAVEAVYGEDCVILDSHPLHLHLHIKPRTAEISSQQFVEAVVRIQACSKYPDEPPRISLIESKGLDEHRQKHLISIVQEKASQLSSSLMLVELCEEAVERLTIMNHPDGDCPLCLYPLFPEDDGTKQMPFMKLMSCFHCFHCECIIRWWNWLHAQKDADSISGDALHPRRRSSAREGHPGSADKSLGNCPVCRKVFHASDIEHVLDLVGTQSPQQDSGLIQGEDEDPLLQSDSENIRRERFESILKTQEEKGGLVQPKKNISVVPGMYLPPPAPASSSANEEEEASQSQEQGEEEPKEAESESNSSSSANRRGRGRGRGRGRGHNGNRRKQTLQDPRKPMRQWVQRAREGDN; encoded by the exons ATGACGGAGGAAGAGGTAGCGATGGAAGTGGAAGCTGTAGAAGCTGTTTACGGCGAAGACTGCGTCATATTGGATTCACatcctcttcatcttcacctCCATATCAAACCCCGTACCGCCGAGATCTCTTCTCAgcag TTTGTGGAAGCGGTTGTGAGAATCCAAGCATGTTCTAAG TATCCAGATGAGCCACCTCGAATTAGTCTGATTGAATCCAAGGGTCTTGATGAGCATAGGCAAAAGCATTTGATTAGCATAGTTCAAGAGAAAGCTTCTCAGTTATCATCTTCTTTAATGCTTGTTGAACTCTGTGAG GAAGCAGTTGAGAGGCTCACAATTATGAATCACCCCGATGGAGATTGTCCACTGTGTTTGTATCCATTATTCCCTGAGGATGACGGGACTAAACAAATGCCATTTATGAAGCTGATGtcttgttttcattgttttcaCTG TGAGTGCATCATTAGGTGGTGGAACTGGCTTCATGCACAGAAAGATGCTGATTCGATATCTGGTGACGCTTTACACCCGCGTAGACGATCAAGTGCTCGAGAAG GTCATCCTGGATCAGCAGATAAAAGCTTGGGAAACTGTCCAGTGTGCCGCAAAGTATTTCATGCGAGTGATATTGAACATGTTCTTGACTTAGTTGGTACTCAATCACCTCAACAG GATTCTGGTTTGATACAAGGTGAGGACGAAGATCCGCTGCTCCAGTCAGACTCAGAGAACATTAGAAGAGAGCGGTTTGAGTCTATTCTAAAGACGCAGGAAGAAAAAGGCGGTTTGGTTCAGCCAAAGAAAAACATATCGGTTGTGCCTGGTATGTATCTTCCTCCGCCAGCCCCTGCATCATCGTCagcaaacgaagaagaagaagctagtcAAAGCCaagaacaaggagaagaagaacccaAAGAAGCTGAATCAGAGTCAAACTCTAGCAGCTCCGCCAACAGAAGAGGTCGAGGCAGAGGGAGAGGCCGAGGCCGGGGACATAATGGGAACAGAAGGAAGCAGACTTTGCAAGATCCAAGAAAACCGATGAGGCAATGGGTGCAGAGAGCAAGAGAAGGTGACAACTAA